The Oceanisphaera avium genome includes a region encoding these proteins:
- the dgt gene encoding dGTPase: MKNYQPFITSTRQDSANDQALSSALSAIEADRGRIVQCSPVRRLQQKTQVFPLDVKASVRSRLTHSLEVKETGRQLALLVLAKLSPSAQEDGADKQAFVSLVEMACLLHDVGNPPFGHFGEVVLIDWLRSHLPALFKKAVGKGSRQWPMLLADLQQFEGNAQSLRLLHSLQDLNLTLSQLAALQKYVRGAYQAPSVSKNKGAWRQKPGHYFSERPLVQQIRQHFPSTTHGRYPLTFLMEAADDMAYGVADLEDAVDRGVLTLVELEQAILREGNDYLQHNFRQANAQQAGFFSRFRQQLNDDLLLLVSEQYLLHHSAILDGSHGQPLLVVEQPAAQALQWLKDFAHQSVFKHREVEALELAGFAALKGILEVFAPLLALSGEEFTSLERRQDAQGLLLRRLYHRLPPRHLAAYKRDSQQAPWFEQASEREWYFRVRLLLDFVSGMTDTYVLEEYRLLCGFQR; this comes from the coding sequence ATGAAAAACTATCAGCCTTTTATTACCAGTACCCGTCAAGATAGCGCCAATGATCAAGCACTAAGCTCTGCGCTGAGCGCTATTGAAGCTGATCGAGGGCGCATAGTGCAATGCTCGCCGGTACGTCGCTTACAACAAAAGACCCAAGTCTTTCCCTTAGATGTGAAAGCCTCAGTGCGCAGTCGCTTAACTCACTCACTGGAAGTAAAAGAAACCGGCCGCCAACTCGCCTTATTAGTGTTAGCTAAGCTTTCGCCTAGCGCCCAAGAAGACGGGGCCGATAAACAAGCCTTTGTGAGCTTAGTGGAAATGGCCTGTCTGCTACACGATGTGGGCAACCCTCCCTTTGGCCACTTTGGTGAAGTGGTGCTAATTGACTGGTTGCGTAGCCACTTGCCGGCGCTTTTTAAAAAAGCCGTGGGCAAAGGCTCACGGCAATGGCCCATGTTGCTAGCGGATCTGCAACAGTTTGAAGGCAATGCGCAAAGCTTGCGCTTATTGCATAGCCTCCAAGACTTAAACCTGACCTTAAGCCAGCTAGCGGCGTTGCAAAAATACGTGCGCGGCGCCTACCAGGCACCCAGTGTGAGCAAAAATAAGGGGGCGTGGCGCCAAAAACCGGGGCATTACTTTAGTGAGCGCCCCTTAGTGCAACAAATTAGGCAGCATTTCCCAAGCACAACTCACGGGCGCTATCCGCTGACTTTTTTAATGGAAGCGGCGGATGACATGGCCTATGGCGTGGCCGACTTAGAAGATGCCGTCGATCGCGGTGTGCTAACGCTAGTGGAGTTAGAGCAAGCGATATTGCGCGAGGGAAATGATTATTTACAACACAACTTTCGCCAAGCCAACGCACAACAAGCAGGCTTTTTTAGTCGCTTTCGCCAACAACTGAATGATGACTTATTACTATTAGTGAGTGAGCAGTACTTATTGCATCACAGTGCCATTTTAGATGGCAGTCATGGCCAACCTTTGCTGGTAGTGGAACAGCCCGCCGCACAGGCTTTACAGTGGCTAAAAGATTTTGCTCACCAGAGTGTCTTTAAACACCGAGAGGTAGAAGCGCTAGAGCTGGCCGGTTTTGCTGCTTTAAAAGGTATATTAGAGGTATTTGCTCCCTTATTAGCACTGTCGGGCGAGGAGTTTACTAGCCTTGAACGTCGCCAAGATGCTCAAGGCTTATTATTGCGCCGTTTATATCACCGCTTGCCACCGCGCCATCTTGCTGCCTATAAAAGAGATAGCCAGCAGGCCCCTTGGTTTGAACAAGCCAGTGAGCGCGAGTGGTATTTTCGAGTACGCTTGTTGTTAGACTTTGTTAGTGGCATGACCGATACCTATGTGTTAGAAGAATACCGTTTGTTGTGTGGTTTTCAGCGCTAG
- the arcB gene encoding aerobic respiration two-component sensor histidine kinase ArcB, whose protein sequence is MKPIKTWAQYYVDLMTKLGIVRFSIVLAACIILLAIFIQVGVTLFLRGNVESVDLVRSVFFGLLVTPWAVYFLSVVVDQLEDSRQRLSRLVQRLQQMRERDLELNNELQEKIELLNKQIEETHKAETGRDQAIEDLEAEVYQREKAQMESQERLALLRSFIDTSPDLVYYRNEREEFSGCNRAMENLLGKQEKELIGLTPYDVYPADVAEKVVETDKEVFARNESQTYEQWLQYPDLRRACFELRKVPFFDRNGKRLGLLGFGRDITERKRYQEELEKASRDKTTFISTISHELRTPLNGIVGLSRILLATKLAKEQRQHMKTIHFSAVTLGNIFNDIIDLDKIDRSRLELAPEPMDFPGFLDDLESLARLQAEQKGLYLHFDRDGDIPDWIMADGTRLRQVLWNLVGNAVKFTDEGGVTIRCMADELMVGEITLRFDIEDTGIGIPLSLQQQIFALYFQVEGDKYATGTGIGLAVSKQLVEAMRGTIELDSEPNEGSCFSITITVPRTTAPIDDPVVADLPCLSVLLVEDVELNVTVACALLEKLGHQVTVARDGKQTFEHLSKQDFDLVFLDIQLPDMTGFDIAKRLREQALSQGHSLPPLVALTANVISDKQEYLAKGMDDAISKPLSSKAIKGVLARFFAHKPRVSSRERLLANMPAPDQTQPALAHAFINERLEPSEQDKVLDCVFLNDYVDTVGARILLSSVDMLDTMASDYLQKLNDFVSAKQQTEIVEEAHKIKGAAGSVGLKRIQQLAQLIQTPEQENWWQTMPNWTAELNHHLPSDLATLRHWLEQRL, encoded by the coding sequence ATGAAACCCATAAAAACTTGGGCCCAATATTACGTAGACCTAATGACTAAGCTTGGCATAGTGCGATTTAGCATAGTGCTGGCTGCGTGTATCATTTTATTGGCCATTTTTATCCAAGTGGGAGTCACGTTATTTTTACGCGGCAATGTTGAGTCAGTGGATTTAGTACGCTCGGTATTCTTTGGCTTATTAGTCACGCCGTGGGCGGTGTATTTCTTATCGGTGGTGGTTGATCAATTAGAAGACTCGCGCCAGCGCCTTAGCCGTTTGGTGCAGCGCTTACAACAAATGCGTGAGCGCGATCTTGAGCTTAATAATGAATTACAAGAAAAAATAGAACTGCTAAATAAGCAAATAGAAGAAACTCATAAAGCAGAAACTGGCCGCGACCAAGCCATTGAAGACTTAGAGGCGGAAGTCTACCAACGAGAAAAAGCGCAAATGGAGTCTCAAGAGCGTCTTGCTTTGTTGCGCTCTTTTATTGATACCTCGCCGGATCTTGTTTATTACCGCAACGAACGAGAAGAGTTTTCTGGCTGTAATCGCGCCATGGAAAATTTATTAGGTAAGCAAGAAAAAGAGCTGATTGGCTTAACGCCCTATGATGTGTACCCGGCCGATGTGGCGGAAAAAGTGGTAGAGACTGATAAAGAAGTCTTTGCCCGCAACGAAAGCCAAACTTATGAGCAATGGCTGCAATACCCTGATCTGCGCCGCGCCTGTTTTGAGCTTCGCAAAGTGCCCTTTTTTGATCGCAATGGTAAACGCCTAGGCTTATTGGGCTTTGGCCGAGATATTACAGAGCGCAAGCGCTACCAAGAAGAGTTAGAGAAAGCCAGTCGAGATAAAACCACTTTTATCTCGACCATTAGCCATGAATTGCGCACGCCACTCAATGGCATTGTAGGGTTAAGCCGTATTTTGCTCGCCACAAAACTAGCAAAAGAGCAGCGCCAGCACATGAAAACCATTCACTTTAGTGCTGTGACTTTGGGTAATATTTTTAACGACATTATCGATCTCGATAAAATTGATCGTAGCCGCCTTGAGCTGGCACCGGAGCCAATGGATTTTCCAGGCTTTTTAGATGACTTAGAAAGCTTAGCGCGCTTACAAGCCGAACAAAAAGGGCTGTATTTACATTTTGATCGTGACGGTGACATTCCCGACTGGATCATGGCCGATGGTACTCGGTTGCGCCAAGTGCTGTGGAACTTGGTAGGCAATGCGGTGAAGTTTACCGATGAAGGAGGGGTTACCATTCGCTGTATGGCCGATGAGCTGATGGTGGGTGAGATCACCTTGCGCTTTGATATTGAGGATACCGGTATTGGTATTCCGCTTAGTCTACAACAGCAAATTTTTGCGTTGTACTTTCAGGTGGAGGGAGATAAATACGCCACCGGCACTGGCATTGGCCTAGCCGTCTCTAAGCAGCTGGTTGAGGCGATGCGCGGCACTATTGAACTAGATAGCGAACCTAATGAAGGCTCCTGCTTTAGCATTACCATTACAGTGCCAAGAACTACGGCACCGATAGACGATCCTGTGGTGGCTGATCTGCCCTGCTTATCGGTGTTATTAGTTGAAGATGTCGAGCTCAACGTGACCGTGGCGTGTGCTTTATTAGAAAAGCTTGGCCACCAAGTCACAGTCGCTCGTGATGGTAAACAAACTTTTGAGCACTTAAGCAAACAAGACTTTGACTTAGTATTTTTAGATATTCAGCTGCCAGATATGACCGGCTTTGATATTGCTAAGCGCTTGCGCGAGCAAGCACTTAGCCAAGGGCACAGTTTACCGCCGTTAGTGGCGCTAACGGCCAATGTCATTAGTGATAAGCAAGAATATTTGGCTAAAGGTATGGACGATGCCATTAGTAAGCCGTTGTCATCTAAAGCCATTAAAGGGGTGCTGGCGCGCTTTTTTGCCCATAAACCCAGAGTCAGTAGCCGAGAGCGACTATTGGCCAACATGCCTGCACCTGACCAAACACAGCCCGCGCTAGCGCACGCTTTTATTAACGAGCGCCTCGAGCCAAGTGAGCAAGATAAGGTGCTAGATTGTGTTTTTTTAAATGATTATGTGGATACGGTAGGCGCGCGCATTTTGCTCTCTAGTGTGGATATGCTCGACACCATGGCGAGTGATTATTTACAAAAACTTAACGATTTTGTGAGCGCGAAACAGCAAACCGAAATAGTAGAAGAAGCTCATAAAATAAAAGGAGCGGCGGGCTCGGTGGGGCTAAAACGTATTCAGCAACTCGCTCAGCTGATCCAAACGCCTGAGCAAGAAAACTGGTGGCAAACTATGCCTAACTGGACTGCAGAGCTAAACCATCACTTGCCGAGTGACTTAGCGACACTACGCCATTGGCTTGAGCAACGCTTATGA
- the mtnN gene encoding 5'-methylthioadenosine/S-adenosylhomocysteine nucleosidase — MTIGIIGAMEQEVATLRANLTDAHTITVAGCEFYQGTLNGQAVVLTRSGIGKVAASMATTILLERFSPTAVINTGSAGGFDPSLTIGDVIISSEVRFHDVDVTAFGYEIGQMAQQPAAFVADEQLIALAQACLKEQNEINSALGLICTGDQFMHREDQLRHATTQFPLMKACDMEAAAIAQVCHQFAVPFVVVRALSDIAGKEQAQSFEAFLEVAAHHSSLMVQAMLARLAH, encoded by the coding sequence ATGACAATTGGCATTATCGGCGCCATGGAACAAGAAGTCGCCACTTTACGCGCAAACTTAACAGACGCCCACACCATCACAGTGGCCGGCTGTGAGTTTTATCAAGGCACCCTTAATGGTCAAGCAGTGGTGCTCACCCGCTCTGGTATTGGCAAAGTGGCGGCCAGCATGGCCACTACTATTTTATTAGAGCGCTTCTCTCCCACCGCCGTTATTAATACTGGCTCCGCTGGCGGCTTTGATCCTAGCCTTACCATTGGAGATGTCATTATTTCTAGTGAAGTGCGTTTTCATGATGTCGACGTCACTGCCTTTGGCTATGAAATAGGACAAATGGCGCAGCAACCCGCAGCCTTTGTGGCAGATGAGCAATTAATCGCGCTAGCGCAAGCCTGCTTAAAAGAGCAAAATGAAATTAACTCCGCACTGGGCTTAATTTGTACCGGTGATCAGTTTATGCATCGAGAAGATCAATTACGCCACGCCACTACTCAATTCCCGTTAATGAAAGCCTGTGACATGGAAGCCGCTGCCATTGCCCAAGTGTGCCATCAATTTGCAGTCCCCTTTGTCGTGGTACGTGCACTTTCCGACATAGCCGGTAAAGAACAAGCGCAATCTTTTGAAGCTTTCTTAGAAGTGGCCGCCCATCACTCCTCACTAATGGTGCAAGCCATGCTTGCCCGTTTAGCGCACTAA
- a CDS encoding cobalamin biosynthesis protein, translated as MLHLALLEQPVALLTLAILLSLALPATRLQALLVEGLQRLGRRLNGTRYQPRYLKFAGSAAMLCLLLPLLATYWALAVLAPWPHLLEPLLLWCCLDLGRLSRIVPSVLGYSQSNKPLARLSLAPICLRNTDPLSPLGLYKALAEVSLLRLATDFALLVCYLAGGIYLALFFGLLRYLVQAWPYKLVQWRAFGMLPSYAYRLLAWLPFQLLTLSLFLYPGSLRAMKAWPQGKLWGYSASGRLLAVAAGGVNVGLGGPRRYTEATDYYPKLGTAQYINEVATRALLWRVVIIFIFWLSLAWAYLLIPLVQDSQLWP; from the coding sequence ATGCTACATCTAGCGCTGCTAGAGCAGCCGGTGGCCTTACTCACCTTAGCTATTTTACTTAGTCTTGCTTTGCCCGCCACTCGGCTACAAGCACTCTTAGTAGAAGGGTTGCAGCGCTTAGGTCGCAGACTAAACGGCACTCGCTACCAGCCTCGTTATCTAAAGTTTGCCGGCAGCGCCGCTATGTTGTGTTTATTGCTGCCCTTATTAGCCACTTATTGGGCATTGGCGGTCTTGGCACCTTGGCCGCATTTGCTTGAGCCTTTGCTATTGTGGTGTTGCCTAGACTTAGGGCGCCTTAGTCGCATTGTGCCCAGTGTGCTTGGTTACAGCCAGAGTAATAAACCGCTTGCCCGCCTAAGTTTGGCGCCAATTTGCTTACGTAATACCGACCCTCTCTCACCCTTGGGCTTATATAAAGCGCTAGCCGAGGTGAGCTTATTACGCTTAGCAACTGACTTTGCGCTACTGGTTTGCTATTTAGCCGGGGGGATTTATCTGGCCTTATTTTTTGGTTTGCTGCGTTATCTGGTACAAGCTTGGCCTTATAAATTAGTTCAGTGGCGCGCCTTTGGTATGCTGCCCTCTTATGCTTATCGACTGTTAGCTTGGTTACCCTTTCAACTATTAACGCTCAGTCTGTTTTTATATCCTGGCTCCTTGCGCGCGATGAAAGCTTGGCCTCAGGGTAAACTATGGGGCTATAGCGCAAGTGGGCGCTTATTAGCTGTTGCGGCTGGCGGAGTCAATGTTGGACTAGGCGGCCCCCGTCGCTATACAGAGGCCACCGATTACTATCCCAAGCTAGGTACTGCGCAATATATTAATGAAGTAGCCACGCGCGCCTTATTATGGCGTGTGGTTATTATTTTTATATTTTGGCTCTCGCTGGCGTGGGCTTATCTGCTTATTCCTTTAGTTCAAGACTCGCAATTATGGCCTTAA
- a CDS encoding cobalamin-binding protein, translated as MALKGSAPRAVKVALLLYMAVSAPALADTSFSGLKNGQHLKDKPAQRIITIVPHATELLFAIGAGSQVIATDEASDYPAGAKTLPKVANYRSLNTERILALQPDLIVAWGAAQQQAVQPLVQLGIAVFLSEPATFKDLSTELKKLGELTGHSTQAAKVINDYEHALAQLSATFEQRRPVRVFYQVAEVPLMSANNSTWMGQAVRMCGGENIMAQSLAPYPQVNVEQVIAQNPEAIVGASAAELKHWQQWPMLSAVQNQHLLSIDANLLHRFGPRITQGITQLCQQLEAVRSASSID; from the coding sequence ATGGCCTTAAAGGGTTCTGCACCCCGCGCTGTTAAAGTGGCGTTATTATTGTATATGGCAGTGAGCGCGCCCGCGCTCGCTGATACTTCGTTTTCGGGCCTAAAAAATGGCCAGCATTTAAAAGATAAACCTGCTCAGCGAATTATTACTATTGTGCCTCATGCTACCGAGTTGCTGTTTGCTATTGGTGCGGGCAGCCAAGTTATCGCCACCGATGAAGCCAGCGACTATCCCGCTGGCGCTAAGACACTGCCTAAAGTAGCTAACTACCGCTCCCTGAATACTGAGCGTATTTTAGCGCTGCAACCCGACTTAATTGTGGCTTGGGGCGCCGCTCAGCAGCAAGCGGTACAACCGCTAGTGCAATTAGGCATTGCGGTATTTTTATCAGAGCCCGCCACCTTTAAAGACTTAAGTACCGAGCTTAAAAAGCTAGGTGAGCTAACCGGCCATAGCACACAAGCCGCCAAGGTAATTAATGATTATGAACATGCCTTGGCACAATTAAGCGCAACCTTTGAGCAGCGCCGCCCCGTGCGAGTTTTTTACCAAGTAGCAGAAGTGCCGCTCATGTCGGCTAATAATAGCACTTGGATGGGACAAGCGGTGCGTATGTGTGGTGGGGAAAATATTATGGCGCAAAGCCTTGCGCCCTATCCGCAGGTGAATGTAGAGCAAGTGATTGCACAAAATCCTGAAGCGATAGTGGGCGCCAGTGCGGCTGAGCTTAAGCATTGGCAGCAATGGCCGATGCTCAGTGCGGTACAAAACCAGCATTTGCTGAGCATAGATGCTAATTTATTGCATCGTTTTGGGCCGCGGATAACTCAAGGTATCACTCAGCTTTGCCAACAATTAGAGGCCGTGCGCAGCGCTTCTTCCATTGATTGA
- the tyrS gene encoding tyrosine--tRNA ligase translates to MSELETALAEIKRGVEEILVEDELIAKLKLGRPLRVKLGMDPTAPDIHLGHTVILNKLRQFQDLGHHVLLLIGDFTAQVGDPSGKNTTRPPLTGEQVLENAKTYAEQAFKVLDADKTEIVYNSTWLGELGASGMIKLASQLTVARMLERDDFKKRYASGQSIAIHEFIYPLLQGHDSVALKADIELGGTDQKFNLLMGRELQKEAGQAAQVVITMPLLEGLDGVKKMSKSAHNYIGVDEAPGEMFGKIMSLSDELMWRYFELLSRLSLEELAGLKQQVAQGANPRDIKILLAKEIISRYHDDAAAEQAHQDFINRFQKNAIPDEVPELSLNAKAGGMAIANLLKEAGLVASTSEALRMIKQGAVKIDGDKLEDTKLVVKAGSAVYQVGKRKFAKVTLG, encoded by the coding sequence ATGTCCGAACTAGAAACGGCACTGGCTGAAATTAAGCGTGGTGTAGAAGAAATATTGGTTGAAGATGAGCTGATTGCTAAGCTCAAACTGGGCCGACCACTGCGTGTGAAGTTGGGCATGGATCCTACGGCACCAGATATTCATTTAGGCCACACGGTTATCCTTAACAAGTTGCGCCAATTTCAAGACTTAGGTCACCATGTGTTATTGCTCATTGGCGACTTTACCGCCCAAGTCGGTGATCCCAGTGGTAAAAACACCACACGCCCGCCACTCACCGGCGAACAAGTGTTAGAAAATGCCAAAACCTACGCTGAGCAAGCATTTAAGGTGCTAGATGCCGATAAAACTGAGATTGTTTATAACTCCACTTGGTTAGGTGAGTTAGGCGCAAGTGGCATGATCAAACTGGCCTCTCAGCTGACGGTGGCGCGGATGTTAGAGCGTGATGACTTTAAAAAACGCTATGCCAGCGGCCAGTCGATTGCCATTCATGAATTTATCTATCCCTTATTGCAAGGCCATGACTCAGTCGCATTAAAGGCGGATATTGAGCTTGGCGGGACCGATCAGAAATTTAATTTATTAATGGGCCGTGAGTTACAAAAAGAAGCGGGCCAAGCGGCGCAAGTGGTGATTACCATGCCCTTACTTGAAGGCTTAGATGGCGTGAAGAAAATGTCTAAGTCAGCTCACAACTACATTGGCGTAGATGAAGCGCCGGGTGAGATGTTTGGCAAAATCATGTCGTTGTCTGATGAGCTAATGTGGCGCTACTTTGAGTTGTTATCTCGCTTAAGCTTAGAAGAACTGGCCGGCCTTAAACAACAAGTTGCGCAGGGCGCTAACCCGCGCGATATTAAAATTTTGCTCGCTAAAGAAATAATTAGCCGCTACCACGATGACGCCGCCGCCGAGCAGGCCCATCAAGACTTTATTAACCGTTTTCAAAAAAATGCCATTCCTGATGAAGTACCAGAGCTAAGCTTAAATGCTAAAGCAGGCGGCATGGCCATCGCGAATCTCTTGAAAGAAGCAGGCCTAGTGGCTTCCACTTCTGAGGCGCTGCGCATGATCAAACAAGGTGCGGTTAAGATAGATGGCGATAAGTTAGAGGATACTAAGTTAGTAGTGAAGGCAGGGAGCGCCGTGTATCAAGTGGGTAAGCGTAAGTTCGCTAAGGTGACTTTAGGGTGA
- a CDS encoding peptidoglycan DD-metalloendopeptidase family protein, whose translation MIKHFQQFPRPHKVAISVLSVLVGLLSLAPSESAQAGRAQPTTVILEQVGERQPLTLSLDLVDTATTQAPVLVQERTVQVRSGDTLSAIFSRNGLPSTLLHDINQLNGVASELAKLYPGKILTFGFDAEHQFKSLHYPLDNSRSLHINYTSEGLSSHIEQAELEKRTEFAQATVSSNFWNAAAGAGLSPNQIMSLAGMFAWDVDFALDIRTNDNFTVLYEQYFKDGILVSTGNILAASFTNQGKVYQAIRHQDGNYYSPEGRYMRKSFLRAPVNFSHISSNFNPRRLHPVTGQVKPHRGIDYAARTGTPVVAAGNGVVVESGFSRFNGNYVVIRHDSTYTTKYLHLHQRKVNKGEKVKQEQQIGTVGATGRVTGPHLHYEFLVNGIHKDPKSVDLPQAAFLSPAELAVFKPKAKRLMAQLSKVSDIMLARNP comes from the coding sequence ATGATTAAACACTTCCAACAGTTTCCGCGACCGCATAAGGTCGCTATTTCAGTATTAAGCGTCTTGGTTGGCCTATTATCTTTAGCCCCCTCAGAGTCCGCACAAGCTGGCCGTGCTCAGCCCACCACTGTCATTTTAGAGCAAGTTGGCGAGCGCCAGCCTCTTACTTTATCCCTTGATTTAGTCGACACCGCCACTACTCAAGCCCCGGTATTAGTACAAGAGCGTACCGTCCAAGTGCGCAGTGGTGATACCCTATCGGCCATCTTTTCCCGTAATGGCTTACCTTCCACGCTCTTACATGACATTAATCAGCTTAACGGCGTGGCCAGCGAGCTCGCGAAACTCTACCCCGGTAAAATTCTCACTTTCGGTTTTGATGCAGAGCATCAATTTAAGAGTTTGCACTATCCATTAGATAACAGCCGCAGCTTACATATCAACTACACCAGTGAGGGACTTAGCTCACACATAGAACAAGCGGAGCTTGAAAAAAGAACGGAGTTTGCTCAGGCCACTGTTAGCTCTAACTTTTGGAATGCCGCCGCTGGCGCGGGCCTTAGCCCTAATCAAATTATGAGCTTGGCTGGCATGTTCGCTTGGGACGTGGACTTTGCTTTAGATATCCGCACTAATGACAATTTTACCGTTTTATATGAGCAGTATTTTAAAGACGGCATTTTAGTTAGCACCGGCAATATATTGGCAGCCTCTTTTACTAATCAGGGCAAAGTATACCAAGCGATTCGCCATCAAGATGGTAACTATTACTCCCCAGAGGGGCGCTATATGCGCAAGAGCTTTTTAAGAGCCCCCGTCAACTTTTCTCATATTAGCTCTAACTTTAACCCAAGACGTTTGCATCCGGTTACCGGTCAAGTCAAACCTCACCGTGGCATCGACTATGCCGCCCGTACTGGAACGCCAGTGGTGGCCGCCGGTAATGGCGTAGTAGTAGAGTCTGGTTTTAGCCGCTTTAATGGCAACTATGTGGTGATCCGCCACGACAGCACCTACACCACTAAATATTTGCACTTACATCAGCGCAAAGTTAATAAAGGAGAAAAAGTTAAGCAAGAACAGCAAATTGGCACGGTAGGGGCCACCGGACGGGTAACAGGGCCGCATTTACACTATGAGTTTCTAGTCAATGGCATTCATAAAGACCCTAAAAGCGTCGATCTTCCACAAGCGGCATTTTTATCGCCTGCTGAATTAGCGGTCTTTAAGCCCAAAGCCAAGCGCCTGATGGCACAGCTGTCAAAAGTGAGTGATATTATGCTGGCGCGCAATCCCTAG
- a CDS encoding HIT domain-containing protein, whose amino-acid sequence MSNYSGAEQGFVLHAQLAADCLVLGDLPLCRVLLANDSHYPWLILVPKRASLREAHHLSASDQQQLMIESCGVAQLLETCVGAEKINIAALGNMVPQLHVHHVARFSHDAAWPSPIWGKVSANPYEKPHSQVSLWQQRLRQLTDFISA is encoded by the coding sequence ATGAGTAATTATTCGGGTGCTGAGCAGGGCTTTGTATTGCATGCTCAGTTAGCCGCGGATTGTTTGGTGCTAGGGGATCTGCCCTTATGTCGAGTGCTACTGGCCAACGACAGTCATTACCCTTGGTTAATCTTGGTTCCTAAGCGCGCTTCGCTGCGTGAAGCGCATCATTTAAGTGCCTCTGATCAGCAGCAGCTCATGATTGAGTCCTGTGGCGTGGCGCAACTATTAGAGACCTGTGTTGGCGCTGAAAAAATTAATATAGCGGCGTTAGGTAATATGGTGCCCCAGTTGCATGTGCATCATGTGGCACGCTTTAGTCATGATGCAGCTTGGCCTTCACCTATTTGGGGCAAGGTGAGTGCCAACCCCTATGAAAAACCGCACAGCCAAGTCAGCCTATGGCAGCAAAGATTACGCCAACTTACCGATTTTATTAGCGCTTAA
- a CDS encoding glutaredoxin family protein, with translation MSVLDWFKGDAPESNPAPEVASVDKLALYEKDWCPFCERVKSVIKELNLPIAKCDISQPEHLQALMQGGGQRMVPCLRIETAPQEYFWLYESADIIHYLRCHAEREHE, from the coding sequence ATGTCAGTACTCGATTGGTTTAAAGGCGACGCTCCAGAGTCAAACCCTGCCCCAGAAGTGGCAAGTGTTGACAAATTGGCGCTGTATGAAAAAGACTGGTGTCCCTTTTGTGAGCGCGTAAAAAGCGTTATTAAAGAGCTGAACCTGCCCATAGCAAAGTGTGATATTAGCCAACCAGAACACTTGCAAGCTTTAATGCAAGGCGGCGGTCAGCGTATGGTACCTTGCCTGCGCATAGAAACTGCGCCTCAAGAATATTTTTGGCTCTATGAGTCGGCCGATATTATTCATTATTTACGCTGCCACGCCGAGCGCGAGCATGAGTAA
- the erpA gene encoding iron-sulfur cluster insertion protein ErpA produces MSEAIPLPIQMSDAAATKIQALITEEENPNLRLRVYITGGGCSGFEYGFTFDEKTNDGDTVIEKNGVIMVVDSMSLQYLVGGTVDYIDGLAGSRFLVTNPNATSTCGCGSSFSI; encoded by the coding sequence ATGAGTGAAGCAATCCCTTTGCCAATTCAAATGAGTGATGCGGCAGCCACTAAGATCCAAGCCTTGATCACGGAAGAAGAAAATCCTAATTTGCGCTTACGGGTGTATATCACTGGCGGCGGATGTTCGGGCTTTGAATACGGCTTTACCTTTGATGAAAAAACCAATGATGGCGATACCGTGATTGAAAAAAACGGCGTGATTATGGTGGTAGATAGTATGAGCCTACAATACTTAGTTGGCGGTACCGTTGATTATATTGACGGTTTAGCCGGCTCGCGCTTTTTGGTGACTAACCCCAATGCGACCAGTACCTGTGGCTGTGGCTCTTCGTTTAGTATCTAG
- a CDS encoding DUF6776 family protein: MTKAIDRRLLGCGLACVLLGIALLIGGQGYYEQSQMLAQQQAQGERQRQEVLALRVELQALLASQASQLAQLEQQSQQLSAQTQQLALYRQVLASDGSAELLLAQEDITPLSQTGLFSYRLVLLQPSKTDKRITGVARIKVRALQNGVSVVLNDEVLGVAPVTLDFRHFQVLSGQLQLPSDSQAQTLELQLDLDGKALRTLSLNWPTFESE; encoded by the coding sequence ATGACTAAAGCCATCGATCGGCGTTTGCTCGGGTGTGGGCTGGCTTGCGTACTCTTAGGCATTGCGCTGCTTATCGGCGGCCAAGGTTATTATGAACAATCTCAAATGCTAGCTCAGCAGCAAGCCCAAGGGGAGCGCCAGCGCCAAGAAGTGCTGGCTCTTAGAGTAGAGCTGCAAGCATTACTCGCTTCCCAAGCCAGTCAGCTAGCCCAATTAGAGCAGCAATCGCAACAACTTAGCGCCCAGACTCAGCAGTTGGCGCTATATCGACAAGTGCTAGCCAGCGATGGTAGTGCTGAGTTGTTATTAGCCCAAGAAGACATCACCCCTTTATCGCAGACGGGCTTATTTTCTTACCGACTGGTATTGTTACAGCCGAGCAAGACCGATAAACGTATTACGGGTGTGGCGCGAATTAAAGTACGCGCCTTACAAAATGGGGTGTCTGTGGTACTCAATGATGAAGTATTAGGCGTAGCCCCTGTTACCTTGGATTTTCGCCATTTCCAAGTGCTAAGCGGGCAACTACAGTTGCCCAGCGACAGTCAGGCGCAAACGCTAGAGTTGCAGTTAGACTTGGATGGCAAAGCGCTGCGTACGCTTAGCTTAAATTGGCCCACCTTTGAAAGTGAATGA